One genomic window of Candidatus Nanohalobium constans includes the following:
- a CDS encoding glycosyltransferase, with protein MKILYILGNFPKVSETFILNEIYQLEKRGHRIKIIAFNNPEEDIEHDELSNIAAEVHYIDSIRKKSIYKALPTTKKDVKALVSLPKTETMIKEKIKNLYRTKQMSKILDGSDYDPDILMTHFAHNNKYSVEHLSSIYSVPWVIEVHAADIFKKGRKEQGSKLLRYPQKIVTVSEYNRNYLREEFSLEKSIDIVPVSIRPEKFEPKGLKEKNKIVSVGRLVEKKGFKYGIKAFAELKEDYPELEYTIIGEGELENELKQLSEELGVREDINFMGYISDQELKKQIEEAKAFILPCVEAESGDLDAMPMVLKEAMALETPSVSTTVSAIPELIEDGKDGLLAEPKNPEVLSEKLSKLIQSKETREEMGGEARRKIVEDYDIAKNIEVIEESFRKTIT; from the coding sequence ATGAAGATACTATATATTCTCGGTAACTTCCCAAAAGTTTCAGAGACCTTTATTCTAAATGAAATTTATCAGTTAGAGAAGAGAGGTCATCGGATAAAAATTATTGCCTTCAATAATCCCGAAGAGGATATTGAACACGATGAACTGTCTAACATAGCAGCAGAAGTTCATTATATAGATTCTATAAGAAAGAAGAGTATCTATAAAGCTCTACCTACAACTAAAAAAGATGTAAAGGCGCTAGTTAGCTTGCCAAAAACGGAAACGATGATTAAAGAGAAGATAAAGAATCTCTATCGTACCAAACAGATGAGCAAAATTTTGGATGGCTCAGATTATGATCCAGACATTTTAATGACTCATTTTGCCCATAACAATAAATATTCTGTAGAACACCTTTCTTCGATTTATTCTGTACCTTGGGTTATTGAGGTACACGCCGCAGATATATTCAAGAAGGGAAGAAAAGAACAAGGCAGCAAATTACTACGATATCCTCAAAAGATAGTCACAGTTTCAGAGTACAACAGAAACTATCTCAGAGAAGAATTCTCGCTTGAAAAATCTATTGATATAGTGCCCGTATCTATAAGACCTGAAAAGTTCGAACCTAAAGGCCTTAAAGAGAAAAACAAGATAGTCTCTGTAGGCCGGCTTGTAGAGAAAAAAGGATTCAAATATGGAATAAAGGCCTTCGCAGAGTTGAAAGAAGACTATCCAGAACTCGAGTACACTATTATTGGAGAGGGAGAACTCGAAAACGAACTCAAACAACTATCGGAGGAGCTTGGAGTAAGAGAGGATATCAACTTCATGGGCTATATCTCCGACCAAGAACTAAAGAAACAGATAGAAGAAGCAAAGGCCTTCATCCTCCCATGCGTAGAAGCAGAGAGCGGTGATCTCGACGCTATGCCGATGGTTCTCAAAGAAGCAATGGCTTTAGAAACACCTTCTGTATCAACCACTGTATCAGCCATACCGGAACTGATAGAAGACGGAAAAGATGGTCTCTTGGCAGAGCCAAAGAACCCTGAAGTACTAAGCGAGAAACTCTCCAAACTTATACAGTCAAAAGAGACAAGAGAGGAAATGGGTGGAGAGGCTCGAAGAAAAATAGTTGAGGACTATGATATTGCCAAAAATATTGAGGTTATAGAGGAGAGCTTCAGAAAAACTATAACCTAG
- a CDS encoding putative nucleotide-diphospho-sugar transferase, giving the protein MKDSEGVVYIVTEENYFREFEKSAKQLKKTNDVPITLITLEEKQYDFIDENIVVDDPGKGSDKIYLLEKTPYDRTLYLDTDTYVVDEINELFDVLNQFELAIRRAPQRASEEMEDVPPTFSELNTGVISYRKTDDVQQLFDDWKELYEDRSYESHRDQPVFRKALYYSDVDFTTIPSEYNCRFGIPGYLYNEAKILHGRLDKFDTIGYRFTVMPEKAQKQLNNKTSSRVHYLKRNNLKIKKINPRSWDKLYSALKWYGIKETIERTIEKIKGLKK; this is encoded by the coding sequence ATGAAAGATTCAGAAGGAGTTGTCTATATAGTCACTGAAGAAAACTACTTTAGAGAATTTGAAAAATCAGCTAAGCAGCTGAAAAAGACAAATGATGTGCCTATAACTCTAATAACTTTAGAAGAGAAGCAGTATGACTTTATTGATGAAAATATAGTTGTTGATGATCCCGGGAAAGGAAGCGATAAGATTTACTTATTGGAAAAAACACCTTATGATAGAACACTATACCTTGATACTGACACCTATGTAGTAGACGAGATCAATGAACTCTTTGATGTGCTAAATCAATTTGAGCTAGCGATTAGAAGAGCGCCTCAGAGAGCATCAGAAGAGATGGAGGATGTTCCACCAACATTTTCGGAACTAAATACGGGAGTGATAAGCTACCGTAAGACGGACGACGTTCAACAGCTCTTCGATGACTGGAAAGAACTATATGAAGACCGGTCATACGAAAGCCACAGAGACCAACCAGTATTCAGGAAAGCCCTATATTACTCCGATGTAGACTTTACAACAATACCCTCTGAATACAACTGCAGATTCGGAATACCAGGATACCTCTACAACGAGGCAAAAATACTACACGGAAGACTAGACAAATTTGATACAATAGGGTACAGATTCACAGTAATGCCAGAAAAAGCTCAAAAACAACTCAACAATAAAACAAGTTCAAGAGTCCATTATCTCAAAAGAAATAATCTAAAAATCAAAAAAATCAACCCAAGGTCTTGGGATAAACTATATTCCGCGCTAAAGTGGTATGGTATAAAAGAAACTATTGAAAGAACAATTGAGAAAATTAAAGGTTTGAAAAAATGA